A stretch of the Malus domestica chromosome 08, GDT2T_hap1 genome encodes the following:
- the LOC103440200 gene encoding peroxisomal OPC-8:0-CoA ligase 1-like — MNPLDQKRKQDNLIQLSLKFNGTMASSPTVDARSGFCSSNSVFYSKRKAITLPPSDYLDITTFISSQAHRGNVAFIDGSTGQQLTYVQLWTAVDSVASSLSDMGIRKGHVILLLSPNSIFFPVVCLAVMSLGAIITTTNPLNTTREITKQMADSKPVLAFTTRQLIPKLAGPKPLPIVLIDGEINTPVSNKNIASTLGKMMANEKRDGLKSREVINQDDTATLLYSSGTTGASKGVVSSHRNLIAMVQSVKGWLYLDDTHQTFLCTIPMFHIFGLAVFAAGLLSLGSTIVVLSKFEMHDMLLAIQKNRVSYVPVVPPILVALINAADQVKAKYDLSSLRWVLSGGAPLSKEVTEGFLDKYPMVTILQGYGLTESAGVGASTESLEESRKYGTAGLLSASMEAMIVDRDSGNPLPANKTGELYLKGPSIMKGYFNNAKATASTLDSKGWLRTGDLCYIDEDGFIFVVDRLKELIKYNGYQVAPAELEALLLTHPEIVDAAVIPFPDEKVGQHPMAYVVRKAGSSLTESGVMEFVGKQVAPYKRIRRVAFIDSVPKNPSGKILRKDLIQIATSSSKL, encoded by the exons atgaATCCGTTGGACCAAAAACGAAAACAAGACAATCTCATCCAATTGTCACTGAAATTCAACGGCACGATGGCGAGCAGTCCGACGGTTGATGCCAGAAGCGGCTTCTGCAGTTCCAATTCCGTATTCTACAGCAAGCGCAAGGCCATAACACTACCGCCCAGCGATTATCTCGACATCACAACATTCATATCGTCTCAAGCCCACCGAGGCAATGTGGCCTTCATCGACGGCTCCACCGGCCAACAACTCACCTACGTTCAATTATGGACTGCCGTCGATTCAGTTGCCTCGTCTCTCTCCGACATGGGCATCCGAAAGGGCCATGTCATCCTCCTCCTGTCCCCGAACTCCATCTTCTTCCCGGTGGTCTGCCTGGCCGTGATGTCGCTGGGTGCGATCATAACAACCACCAACCCACTCAACACTACTCGGGAAATCACCAAGCAAATGGCCGATTCCAAACCGGTACTCGCCTTCACTACTCGCCAGCTCATCCCCAAACTCGCCGGTCCAAAACCTCTCCCCATCGTCCTCATTGATGGCGAAATCAATACTCCTGTTAGTAACAAAAATATTGCGTCTACCTTGGGAAAGATGATGGCGAATGAGAAACGTGATGGATTGAAATCGAGGGAAGTGATCAACCAGGACGACACGGCGACTCTGCTCTACTCGTCGGGAACGACGGGGGCGAGTAAAGGCGTGGTGTCGTCTCACAGGAATCTGATAGCGATGGTTCAGAGCGTTAAGGGCTGGTTATATTTGGACGATACCCACCAAACGTTCCTCTGCACGATTCCAATGTTCCACATCTTCGGCTTGGCGGTGTTCGCTGCGGGCCTCCTTTCCTTGGGGTCGACCATCGTGGTGCTCTCCAAGTTCGAGATGCATGACATGCTGTTGGCCATTCAGAAGAACCGTGTGAGCTACGTGCCGGTGGTGCCTCCCATTCTGGTGGCGCTAATCAACGCCGCCGACCAGGTGAAGGCGAAGTATGATCTGAGTTCGCTGAGGTGGGTGTTGTCGGGTGGCGCCCCACTGAGCAAGGAAGTGACCGAGGGGTTCTTGGACAAGTATCCAATGGTGACAATTCTTCAGGGTTACGGGTTGACGGAATCGGCCGGGGTCGGAGCTTCAACGGAATCGCTGGAGGAGAGTCGCAAGTACGGTACGGCGGGGCTGTTGTCGGCGAGTATGGAGGCTATGATTGTGGACCGGGACAGCGGTAATCCACTACCGGCGAATAAGACGGGAGAGCTTTATCTCAAAGGTCCCTCAATAATGAAAG GGtattttaataatgcaaaagcaACTGCATCAACACTCGATTCAAAAGGATGGTTAAGAACCGGAGATTTGTGCTACATCGATGAGGATGGATTCATTTTTGTGGTTGATAGGTTGAAGGAGCTCATTAAGTACAACGGATATCAG GTGGCCCCTGCTGAACTGGAGGCTTTGCTGCTCACGCATCCCGAAATTGTTGATGCTGCCGTTATACC ATTTCCAGATGAAAAGGTTGGACAGCATCCAATGGCATATGTGGTAAGAAAAGCCGGAAGCAGTTTAACGGAGAGCGGAGTGATGGAGTTTGTGGGCAAGCAGGTGGCTCCCTACAAGAGAATTAGGAGGGTGGCATTTATAGATTCCGTGCCTAAGAATCCATCTGGCAAGATTCTCCGGAAGGATCTCATCCAGATTGCAACTTCTTCTTCCAAACTTTGA